GGTACTGTCCGGTATGGGGTGCTGCCCATCGAGAATTCCTCCACCGGCGGCATTACGGAGGTCTATGACCTGGTGCGCCGGTATGGGGCCAGCATCGTGGGCGAGAAAATCGTGAAAGTGGAACACTGCCTGCTGGGCCTGCCTGGAGCGAAGCTGGAGGATATTACAGAAGTCTATTCCCATCCCCAGGGCTTTTCCCAGTGCCGGGCCTTTTTCAAAGCACATCCGGCCATGCAGCAGTTCAATTATTTCAATACGGCCAAGGCGGCGGAAATGGTGGCCCGGAAAAAGGACATCCATAAGGCGGCTGTGGCCGGGGCTCAGGCGGCCGGACCCTATGGCCTTACCATCCTGGCCCGGGGCATCAATACCAACCAGAGCAACTACACCCGGTTCATCATCATCAGCCGGCAGCAGGAACTGGCCGCAGATGCGGACAAGATTACCCTGATCGTCAGCCTGAAACACCAGCCCGGGTCCCTGTACCGGGTCCTGTCCCATTTCGCCCGGTATCAGATCAACATGACCAACATTGAATCCCGCCCCATCCCCGGGCGGCCCTGGGAATATTATTTCCACATGGACATCACCGGCCATCTGACGGATCAGGCCGTGCAGAATGCTCTGGCGGACCTGCCGGAGGATACCACGGACTGCAAGATCCTGGGGAATTATCGGGCGGATCACGGAAAGGAAACCAGATCATGAAATTCGGATTGTTAGGACGGGTACTGGGGCACAGCCTGTCGCCCCAGATCCATGCAGCCATCTTCCGGGCCCTGGACAGCCAGGATACCTATACCCTGCTGGAACGGGAGCCGGACCAGGTGGCAGCCTTTGTACGGGAAAACCGGGAGGGGCTTACCGGCAGCAATGTGACCATTCCGTATAAAGAAAAAGTCATTGCCCATCTGACGGACATTGCCCCGGAAGCAGAAAAGATCGGAGCGGTGAATACCCTGTTTTTCACGCCGGAAGGGGTGAAAGGCTACAATACGGACTATATGGGCTTCGACCGGATGCTCCAGGCAGCTGGTATCTCCCTTGCCGGGAAACGGGTGACCGTGCTGGGCAATGGAGGTGCGGCCAAGGCCGTGCTGCAGGTGGTGGCCGACCGGAAGGCGGAGACGGTCCAGATCCTGTCCCGCCACCCTCAGCAGGCGAAAGAGAGCCTGCAGCATTTCCTGGTCCAGCGGCCGGATGCCCAGGTGCGGCTTTATGCCGATGCACAGCCCGGCAGCCAGGTGGTCATCAACACCACTCCGGTGGGTATGTCCCCCAAAGTGGGAGTGAGCCCGGTGCCGGCAGACTTTACGGCGGGAGCCGAAGCGGCAGTGGACATCATCTACAATCCCAGGGAAACCCAGTTCCTGGCTGACGCCCGCAAAAACGGGGCGAAGACCTGCAATGGAATGTACATGCTGGTGGCCCAGGCTGTGGCTTCGGAGGAAATCTGGCAGCAGAAGAAACTGGATCCGGATCTGATACCGGAAATCATGAAACAACTGGAGGCTTCATTTCATGGCTAATATTGTACTGATCGGTATGCCCGGAGCGGGCAAGACCACCATTGGAAAGAAACTCAGCAAGGTGCTGGGGCGTCCGGTCATAGACGCGGACGATGTGGTGGTGCAGCAGACCGGACGGACCATCAAGAGCCTGTTCCAGGAAGGAGAGGATGTGTTCCGGGACGCAGAGACGGCAGCCATCCGCAGCCTGGCCGCCAAAGATGGCATCATCATCTCCTGCGGGGGTGGCGTGGTGAAGCGCCCGGAGAACATGGCCTATCTCCAGGAAACAGGGAAAATCTTCTTCCTGAACCGGGACCTGGCAGCCATCGCCGGGTGCGTGGACAAAGTGAGCCGGCCCCTGCTGAATTCTGCAGAAGACCGGTTGACCCAGCTGTACAGGGAACGGATGCCGTTGTACCTGAAATATTGTGATTATGCCATTCCTGTGGACGAAGATTTCGACAAAACCACAAAGTATATCATCGACCTGATCAGGAAGCTGGGGATCTGAAAGACTGGAAGTCCTCGGATTGGTGTACAGCCGACCACCAACCACTAACCACTAACCACCAACCACCAAAAAACGGGAGTGTGCTTATCACACTCCCGTTTTTTCAATATACACACTGGTGCTGGGGTAGGCGGCACTGGTGCCTGTCTCTTCCAGCAGCTTCAGCAGCTCCAGGTTGATCTTTTCCTTGCTCTTCATGTATTTGGTGTAGCTGGTGTGCCGACAGTAGCATACGATGCTGATGTCCAGGCTGCTGGCCCCCATGTTGGAAAAGGCCACGGTGATGCCCTCGTCCAGGATGTCCGGGTCAGACTTCAGGTAGGCGGTGATCTTTTCCACCAGGGCCTGCAGCTGTTCTCTGGTGGCATCGTAGGTGACCCCCAGGGTCATTTCCAGCCGGCGCATATCCCGATTGGTGAAGTTCTGGATGGGGGTACTGATGATCAGGGAATTGGGGATGTACACCAGGGCCTGGGTGAAGGTCCGCACATTGGTGCTGCGGAAGGAAATGGATTCCACAATGCCTTCGATGTTATTGCAGATGATCCAGTCCCCTACGTGGAAGGGCTGGTCCATAAGAATCACCAGGCAGGCGAAGATGTTGGCCAGGGAATCCTTGGCCGCCAGAGATACGGCCAGGCCGCCGATGGACAGCCCGGCGATGAAGCCGCTGATGTTGAAACCCCAGGTGCTGAGCACGGTGGCCAGGGCGAAGAAGATGATCAGGGCGTGGAAAAAGGAGGAGAACAGGCCGCTGATGGCCGGGTCCAGCTTTCTGCCAGCCTTGGTGAAGAAGTGGCTGAACAGGACGTTGGTGGTGGAACTGAAATTGTACAGGATCCAGTAAAAGGCGATGACCAGCAGGCTGGACATGGAGTTGGAAAGGAAAGCGGTCTGGGCCAGCCGTTCCCAGGGAGAATTGGCCAGGGCGGTATAGCCCCCGAAGACGGCAATGGCCATCCTGCCGGGCCGGTACACCGCTGCCGCGATACTTTCGTCTGCGGCAAAAGGCAGTTTGTCCAGAATGAAGCGGATGATCCGGATGCTTACGATCCGGAAACCGATGTAGAACAGGATGGTAAAGGCCAGGATGAAAAGTGCCGGCAACCAGGCCAGGAATTCGTTGTATAAAGTCATAGCTGCTCCTTTATTTTAGCCAGCGTCAGCTGGCTTCCTTCGGCTAGTGACTAGTGACTCGAGACTAGTGACTATTATTGGTTTCCATTGTACCATTCCTGCCGCAGAGGGTGCAAGAATATGGTATAATGAGACGAATTTGTAAATTCGTCTGAGGGGGAAATGGAAATGTCTTTACGTGCAGATGCAGAAACCATCATGAACAGTGCCATCCGGGCTTCTCTGCCGGATGCGGCTGTGGCAAAGGCTTTGGAACATAAAAGATTCGGCAGGGGAAAGATCGTGGTGGTGGCCATCGGCAAGGCAGCCTGGCAGATGGCCAAAACGGCAACAGGCATCCTGGACGGCCGGATCTCGGCAGGCATTGTGATCACCAAATACGGTCACAGCAAGGGGGAACTGGCCCCTCTGGAAATCTGGGAAGCCGGGCACCCGGTACCTGATGAGAACTCGCTGAAGGCCACTGAACGGGCCATCGAACTGGTGAAGGAGCTGGGGGCCGATGATACCGTCCTGTTCCTGATCAGCGGCGGCGGCTCCGCTCTGTTCGAGAAACCCCTGATTTCACTGAAGGAACTTCAGGGCATCACTTCGGACCTGCTGGCCAGCGGAGCGGATATCGTTTCCATGAATACGGTACGGAAACGTCTGAGCAGCGTCAAGGGCGGAAAGTTCGCCAAACTGTGCGCTCCGGCGAAAGTCTATGCCATTGTTCTCAGCGATATCATCGGGGACCCTCTGGATATGATCGCCTCCGGTCCGGCGTATCCGGATTCCTCCACCTGTGAGGAAGCCCTGGACGTGATCCGCAAATACAAGATCATGCTGCCGAAGGATGCGGAAAAAGCCCTGCGGGAAGAGACTCCCAAACAGCTGGACAATGTGGAGACGGTGATTACAGGCAGCGTGACGGAGCTGGCGGCTGCCGGTCAGAAGGCGGCAGAAGCCCTGGGCTATGAAACGGTGCTTTTGACCACCAGCCTGAACTGCCAGGCCCGGGAAGCCGGGAGTTTCCTGGCGGCCATTGGGCGGCAGTATGCCGGGAGCGGCAGGAAACTGGCAGTCCTGGCCGGAGGAGAAACGGTGGTGCATCTCCACGGCAGGGGTAAGGGCGGACGGAACCAGGAAATCGCTCTGGCAGCGGCTGATGGCATTGCGGGTCTGGACAATGTGGCGGTATTCTCCTTTGGCAGCGACGGGACGGACGGTCCCACCGATGCAGCCGGCGGGTTTTCAGACGGGTATACGAAAGAAGAACTGGCCCGGGCCGGTGTGGAAATCTCTGAGGTGCTGGAGCAGAACGACGCCTACCACGCCCTGGAAAAGACAAAGGGACTGCTGATTACCGGTGCCACCGGGACCAATGTCAATGATCTGAGTGTGCTGCTGATTGCCGGAAAATGAATCCCATCCCCGTAGGGGGAAAGAAGGGGCTGTGAAGACTGTTCACAGCTCCTTCCTTTTTACAGAAAATGTAACAATACACAATAAATATGTAAAATAAAAATACATTGTTGATAAAATTGTGAAAAGAGCGTATTATAAGGGCGTACACAAATTTTATTTAGGGGGAGTGGTTATCACGGATAAAGAGGCGTTGAAACAAAAAGTATTTTCCATGATTGACGATTCGGAGGCAGAGTTGCGTGCCTATGCGGCAGATGTGGCTTCTGAACCGGAATATGGTTTCAAGGAATTCAAGACCTCTGCCAAACTGGCGGCCCAGTTCGACAAACTGGGGATCCCTTACCGCAAGGGGATGGCTGTGACGGCTGTCAAGGGTGTCCTGAAGGGCGGTCAACCAGGGCCTACGGTAGCCATCCTGGGAGAGCTGGATGCCATCGGCTGTCCGGACCATCCCAAGGCGGATCCGGATACAGGCGCAGCCCATGCCTGTGGCCACCATATGCAGCAGTCCTCCATGCTGGCCGCTGCCTACGGCCTGGCCAAAAGCGGTGTCATGAAGGAATTGTGCGGCAATGTGGTGTTCTTCGGGGTACCGGCGGAGGAATATATCCAGCTGGCCTATCGGAAAAAGCTGCGGAAAGAGGGCAAGATCCACTTCCTGTGCGGCAAGGGGGAGCTGATCTACGAGGGCGAATTCGATGACATCGATATGGCCATGATGATCCACTCCCGGAAAAAATCTCCGGAACCCCTGGTGGCCGTAGGCTCCAGCAGCAACGGCTTCATCGGCAAGACCATCCAGTATGTGGGGAAGAGCGCCCATGCGGCCGACGCACCGGATCAGGGTATCAACGCCCTGAATGCCGCCATGCTGGGGATTATGGGCATCAACGCCCTGCGGGAAACCTTCCGGGATCAGGATTCCGTCCGGGTCCATCCCATCATCACCAAGGGCGGCGACCTGGTGAACAACGTACCTGACGACGTGCGGATCGAAACCTACGTACGGGCCAAGACCATGGAAGCCATCGACTCCACCAACGCCAAGGTGGATGCGGCCTTGAAAGCCGGGGGCATGGCCATCGGTGCCAGGGTGAACATCGACACCCTGCCCGGGGAACTGCCTCTCATCTGCAACAAAGAAATGAATGACCTGTTCGTGGAGAACGCCAAGGATGCCTTTCCCGGTGTGAAGATCACCGATGCAGGCCACTTCAGCGCTTCCACGGATATGGGGGATGTTTCCCATCTGATGCCTGCCATCCATCCTTTCATCGGCGGCGTGGACGGACTGCTTCACGGACCGGATTTCAAAGTGGTGGATTTCAAATCGGCAGCCCTGATGCCGGGCAAAGCCTTTGCCGGAGTCGTCATCGATCTGCTCAGTGACGATGCCAAAGAAGCCAGAGCCATCCTGAAAGACTTCAAGCCGGCCCTGACCAGGGACCAGTACATTGCCAAAATGGATGGATATTTTAACGGGGAGGAACCATGATTAACTGGAAATTACACATTACGGCCATGGCCCTGGTGGTCATCGCCGAACTGATCGGAACGAAATCCTTCAATCTGGGGCCTGGGAAAGTGGTGTTCGTCCCCATGCTGTATGCCCTGATCCTGGGCATCCTGACCACCCCTAACTTCTTTAAGATCTCCAAACAGAAAGAAATGGAAGATGCCGGTTCCCTGGTGGGTGTCACCCTGATGCTGCTCATGGCCCGGTATGGTACCCTGGTAGGACCCACCCTGCCCAAAATCATCAGCGCCAGCCCGGCCCTGATCCTGCAGGAATTCGGCAACCTGGGGACGGTGTTCCTGGGGGTCCCTCTGGCTGTGGCCTTCGGGCTAAAGCGGGAGACCATCGGCGCCGCCCATTCCATCGCCCGTGAACCCAATGTGGCCCTGATCGGTGAACGGTACGGCCTGGACACTCCGGAAGGCCGGGGCGTCATGAGTGTGTACATTGCCGGTACCGTATGCGGCACCGTGTTCTTCGGGATCATGGCCTCCTTCCTGGCGGCCCTGAAGATCTTCCATCCCTATTCCCTGGCCATGGCCTCCGGGGTGGGGAGTGCCAGCATGATGTCCGCTTCTCTGGGAACCCTGACTGTCATGTATCCGGAAATGGCGGACCAGCTGGCGGCTTTTGCCACGGCGTCCAACATGCTCTCCGGCCTGGACGGGGTATATATGGCTGTGTTCCTGGCCCTGCCCCTGACGGAATGGCTGTATAAGAAATGCTGCATCATCAAATACGGCCATGTGCTGACCAAGGAGGAGGAAGGAAAATGAAAAGCTACACCTTACCGCAGACTGCGCTGATCCTGGTGATTACGGCCATCCTTTCTCTG
This region of Acidaminococcus timonensis genomic DNA includes:
- the pheA gene encoding prephenate dehydratase — its product is MTQESIPVGYMGVPGAYGHLALQQYFSGQPVEARNFMLFEDVVTAVMDGTVRYGVLPIENSSTGGITEVYDLVRRYGASIVGEKIVKVEHCLLGLPGAKLEDITEVYSHPQGFSQCRAFFKAHPAMQQFNYFNTAKAAEMVARKKDIHKAAVAGAQAAGPYGLTILARGINTNQSNYTRFIIISRQQELAADADKITLIVSLKHQPGSLYRVLSHFARYQINMTNIESRPIPGRPWEYYFHMDITGHLTDQAVQNALADLPEDTTDCKILGNYRADHGKETRS
- a CDS encoding shikimate dehydrogenase family protein, which encodes MKFGLLGRVLGHSLSPQIHAAIFRALDSQDTYTLLEREPDQVAAFVRENREGLTGSNVTIPYKEKVIAHLTDIAPEAEKIGAVNTLFFTPEGVKGYNTDYMGFDRMLQAAGISLAGKRVTVLGNGGAAKAVLQVVADRKAETVQILSRHPQQAKESLQHFLVQRPDAQVRLYADAQPGSQVVINTTPVGMSPKVGVSPVPADFTAGAEAAVDIIYNPRETQFLADARKNGAKTCNGMYMLVAQAVASEEIWQQKKLDPDLIPEIMKQLEASFHG
- a CDS encoding shikimate kinase; this encodes MANIVLIGMPGAGKTTIGKKLSKVLGRPVIDADDVVVQQTGRTIKSLFQEGEDVFRDAETAAIRSLAAKDGIIISCGGGVVKRPENMAYLQETGKIFFLNRDLAAIAGCVDKVSRPLLNSAEDRLTQLYRERMPLYLKYCDYAIPVDEDFDKTTKYIIDLIRKLGI
- a CDS encoding mechanosensitive ion channel family protein is translated as MTLYNEFLAWLPALFILAFTILFYIGFRIVSIRIIRFILDKLPFAADESIAAAVYRPGRMAIAVFGGYTALANSPWERLAQTAFLSNSMSSLLVIAFYWILYNFSSTTNVLFSHFFTKAGRKLDPAISGLFSSFFHALIIFFALATVLSTWGFNISGFIAGLSIGGLAVSLAAKDSLANIFACLVILMDQPFHVGDWIICNNIEGIVESISFRSTNVRTFTQALVYIPNSLIISTPIQNFTNRDMRRLEMTLGVTYDATREQLQALVEKITAYLKSDPDILDEGITVAFSNMGASSLDISIVCYCRHTSYTKYMKSKEKINLELLKLLEETGTSAAYPSTSVYIEKTGV
- a CDS encoding glycerate kinase type-2 family protein; this translates as MSLRADAETIMNSAIRASLPDAAVAKALEHKRFGRGKIVVVAIGKAAWQMAKTATGILDGRISAGIVITKYGHSKGELAPLEIWEAGHPVPDENSLKATERAIELVKELGADDTVLFLISGGGSALFEKPLISLKELQGITSDLLASGADIVSMNTVRKRLSSVKGGKFAKLCAPAKVYAIVLSDIIGDPLDMIASGPAYPDSSTCEEALDVIRKYKIMLPKDAEKALREETPKQLDNVETVITGSVTELAAAGQKAAEALGYETVLLTTSLNCQAREAGSFLAAIGRQYAGSGRKLAVLAGGETVVHLHGRGKGGRNQEIALAAADGIAGLDNVAVFSFGSDGTDGPTDAAGGFSDGYTKEELARAGVEISEVLEQNDAYHALEKTKGLLITGATGTNVNDLSVLLIAGK
- a CDS encoding amidohydrolase; this translates as MIDDSEAELRAYAADVASEPEYGFKEFKTSAKLAAQFDKLGIPYRKGMAVTAVKGVLKGGQPGPTVAILGELDAIGCPDHPKADPDTGAAHACGHHMQQSSMLAAAYGLAKSGVMKELCGNVVFFGVPAEEYIQLAYRKKLRKEGKIHFLCGKGELIYEGEFDDIDMAMMIHSRKKSPEPLVAVGSSSNGFIGKTIQYVGKSAHAADAPDQGINALNAAMLGIMGINALRETFRDQDSVRVHPIITKGGDLVNNVPDDVRIETYVRAKTMEAIDSTNAKVDAALKAGGMAIGARVNIDTLPGELPLICNKEMNDLFVENAKDAFPGVKITDAGHFSASTDMGDVSHLMPAIHPFIGGVDGLLHGPDFKVVDFKSAALMPGKAFAGVVIDLLSDDAKEARAILKDFKPALTRDQYIAKMDGYFNGEEP
- a CDS encoding DUF3100 domain-containing protein produces the protein MINWKLHITAMALVVIAELIGTKSFNLGPGKVVFVPMLYALILGILTTPNFFKISKQKEMEDAGSLVGVTLMLLMARYGTLVGPTLPKIISASPALILQEFGNLGTVFLGVPLAVAFGLKRETIGAAHSIAREPNVALIGERYGLDTPEGRGVMSVYIAGTVCGTVFFGIMASFLAALKIFHPYSLAMASGVGSASMMSASLGTLTVMYPEMADQLAAFATASNMLSGLDGVYMAVFLALPLTEWLYKKCCIIKYGHVLTKEEEGK